A region of Lycium barbarum isolate Lr01 chromosome 1, ASM1917538v2, whole genome shotgun sequence DNA encodes the following proteins:
- the LOC132605251 gene encoding protein NRT1/ PTR FAMILY 2.3-like — MEKSVQFVDEGAPNHVQSSSTNNNGGWTSFPFIIGSMAGLSLAAAGWNNNLIVYLIQEFNMNSVSAAKVYNMANGCSTIFPILGAVVADSFLGCFSVIWISSLMSLLGVLLLTFTAAIDTLRPTKCFDGSNDCRNASTFHLTILYAALALANLGNGGTRFTIGSMGANQFNKPNHQAIFFNWYTFALYTSNIVGSTVLLYIEDNVSWVLGFAICGAFNILGLGIFLSGQHFYRHIEAQQESPFMSLARVFVAAIRKHREPLSLGGEDYHHGMKPLDSATRTDLKNPSKFFRFLNRAALIREGDKKPDRVTAGPWKLCTVQQVEDLKLLIKLFPIWTTGLFLYTPLVIQSSLAVLQALKMDRHLGSNFKIPAGSVTVFTLIATCITITFADRFIFPLLNRCIRTSMTPLQRVGIGHVLTVVSMAFSALVESKRIKLSKSLVPMSVFWLAPQLAITGIGLAFHSPGYVGFYYQEFPGSLKSTSTAMVAVFVGAAFYFGNGVMDLVQRVTGWLPENIDNGRLDYVFWVICVLGALDFVYYLVCTSLYEYKNVDQELNDSIDKIDRN, encoded by the exons ATGGAGAAATCAGTGCAGTTTGTAGATGAAGGAGCACCAAATCATGTCCAATCTTCTTCCACCAATAACAATGGCGGTTGGACTTCCTTTCCTTTCATCATAG GGAGCATGGCAGGATTATCACTGGCTGCAGCAGGATGGAATAACAACTTGATAGTATATTTAATACAAGAATTCAACATGAATAGTGTAAGTGCTGCTAAAGTATACAACATGGCCAATGGTTGCAGCACTATTTTCCCAATTTTGGGTGCCGTAGTTGCCGATTCATTTCTGGGCTGTTTCTCTGTCATCTGGATTTCTTCTCTCATGTCTTTGCTG GGAGTGTTGCTTCTCACTTTCACAGCAGCCATTGATACATTGAGACCAACAAAATGCTTTGATGGTTCGAATGACTGCAGAAATGCATCAACATTCCATCTTACAATATTATATGCAGCTCTAGCCCTAGCAAATTTGGGAAACGGAGGAACTCGTTTCACCATCGGATCAATGGGAGCAAACCAATTCAATAAGCCAAATCATCAAGCAATTTTCTTCAATTGGTATACTTTCGCGCTCTACACGTCCAATATTGTTGGTAGCACAGTCCTTTTGTATATTGAGGACAATGTTAGTTGGGTACTAGGGTTCGCCATATGTGGTGCTTTCAACATCCTTGGACTGGGTATTTTCTTGTCGGGCCAACATTTCTATCGCCATATTGAAGCACAACAGGAAAGCCCTTTCATGAGTTTGGCTCGGGTCTTCGTTGCTGCTATCAGGAAGCATAGAGAACCATTGTCATTAGGAGGTGAAGATTATCACCATGGCATGAAACCACTGGATAGTGCAACAAGAACTGACCTGAAAAATCCTAGCAAATTCTTCAG GTTCTTGAACCGTGCGGCTTTGATCAGGGAAGGAGATAAGAAACCGGACAGAGTCACTGCTGGGCCTTGGAAACTATGTACAGTGCAACAAGTGGAAGATCTCAAACTCTTGATAAAGCTTTTTCCAATATGGACTACTGGTTTGTTTCTATACACCCCACTAGTCATACAATCCAGTTTAGCAGTCCTCCAGGCCCTGAAAATGGACCGGCATTTAGGATCGAATTTCAAAATCCCCGCGGGTTCTGTCACAGTCTTTACATTGATCGCCACATGCATAACAATTACCTTCGCAGACCGATTCATATTCCCGTTGTTGAATAGATGTATCCGTACTTCTATGACACCGCTCCAACGGGTCGGGATAGGCCACGTGCTGACGGTTGTCAGCATGGCCTTCTCCGCCCTGGTCGAGTCAAAGAGGATAAAATTGTCAAAATCTCTGGTGCCAATGTCAGTCTTCTGGCTGGCACCACAGCTAGCTATTACAGGCATCGGGCTAGCTTTTCATTCTCCGGGATACGTGGGATTTTATTACCAAGAATTTCCAGGGTCGTTGAAAAGCACATCTACGGCAATGGTGGCGGTTTTTGTGGGTGCAGCATTTTATTTTGGGAATGGGGTGATGGATTTGGTTCAAAGAGTGACAGGATGGTTGCCGGAGAACATAGATAATGGTAGGTTGGATTATGTTTTCTGGGTGATTTGTGTCTTAGGAGCTTTAGACTTTGTGTATTACCTTGTATGTACTTCGTTGTACGAGTATAAAAATGTTGACCAGGAACTGAATGATTCTATCGACAAAATAGATAGAAACTAG
- the LOC132626316 gene encoding protein NRT1/ PTR FAMILY 2.7-like — MEAPSEAQLSRSTGGWISFPFIIATTVSVTLAFGGWTSNLIVYLIKEFNVESIDAAQISNLVNGAGCLVPVLAAIIADSYLGCYSIIWISSLISLLGTILLALTATIDSLRPKPCEVGSTSCSPTPRVQYVVLYAAIFIATLGNGGLRSIISTMGANQFNKPKDQGIFFNWFFFFVYGSNVVATTVIVYVEDNVSWKVGFFICVATNVLGLVMFLVGSRFYTNSKPEGSPFTSLARVVFASIRKRKIPLPSTSEDFYHGHTIAPEAISFAPSKTFRFFNRAAIKSEGDIKPNGSTTNKAWRLCSVQEVEDFKALIKILPLWSSSFFLGTTIGVQGSMSVLQALAMDRHLGPNFQIPAGSILVFVMVSTALFLALFDKFIFPTWKKLTGKSLTPLQRIGVGHVLNFLCMGVSALVESKRLKVAKSNQSSNIVPMSVLWLVPQLALVGIAEAFHFPGQVAFYYQEFPTTLKNMATAMLQVILGVAFYLTTALIDVVRRTTTWLPVNINNGRLDNVYWVLVVGGILNFGYYVTCAWFYKYQNMKELDHYGSTSDE, encoded by the exons ATGGAAGCTCCATCGGAGGCACAGTTATCAAGAAGTACTGGAGGCTGGATCAGCTTCCCCTTCATCATAG CGACCACAGTAAGCGTGACCCTAGCATTTGGAGGCTGGACAAGCAACCTAATTGTGTATCTGATAAAGGAATTTAATGTGGAGAGCATCGATGCTGCCCAGATATCAAACTTGGTGAATGGTGCTGGATGCTTGGTTCCTGTCCTCGCTGCAATTATTGCCGACTCATATCTTGGTTGCTACTCTATCATCTGGATTTCATCCCTCATCTCTTTATTG GGCACAATCCTTTTAGCTTTAACAGCTACAATTGATTCTTTGAGGCCTAAACCCTGTGAAGTTGGCTCAACCTCATGCAGCCCTACCCCAAGAgttcaatatgttgtactctatgCAGCCATATTTATTGCAACATTGGGAAATGGTGGTCTCCGATCAATAATTTCAACGATGGGAGCCAACCAATTTAATAAGCCAAAAGATCAAGGAATTTTCTTCAACTGGTTCTTCTTTTTCGTTTATGGTTCTAATGTAGTAGCCACCACAGTTATTGTCTATGTTGAAGATAATGTGAGCTGGAAAGTTGGATTTTTCATTTGTGTAGCAACTAATGTTCTTGGTTTAGTCATGTTCCTAGTGGGAAGCAGATTTTACACAAATTCTAAGCCAGAAGGGAGTCCATTTACCAGTTTGGCACGTGTTGTGTTTGCTAGTATTAGGAAAAGAAAAATCCCGCTCCCATCGACTAGTGAAGATTTCTACCACGGACATACCATAGCACCCGAAGCAATATCTTTTGCCCCTTCAAAAACCTTCAG GTTCTTTAACCGTGCAGCAATTAAAAGTGAAGGTGACATTAAACCAAATGGTTCTACAACTAATAAGGCATGGAGACTTTGTTCAGTACAAGAAGTAGAAGATTTCAAAGCCTTAATTAAAATCTTGCCATTATGGTCAAGTAGCTTTTTTCTTGGCACAACAATTGGTGTACAAGGAAGTATGTCAGTCCTTCAAGCCTTAGCAATGGACCGTCACTTAGGACCCAATTTCCAAATCCCAGCTGGTTCCATACTTGTCTTTGTTATGGTCTCTACTGCTCTATTCCTCGCCCTGTTCGACAAATTTATCTTTCCCACGTGGAAGAAATTGACTGGCAAATCACTTACTCCCCTCCAGCGAATTGGAGTCGGGCACGTGCTCAATTTCCTATGCATGGGTGTTTCAGCCTTAGTCGAGTCAAAGAGGCTAAAGGTAGCAAAATCCAATCAAAGTTCCAATATTGTGCCTATGTCTGTGTTATGGCTTGTGCCACAATTAGCACTTGTTGGCATTGCAGAGGCATTTCATTTTCCTGGACAAGTTGCATTCTATTACCAAGAATTTCCAACAACCTTAAAAAACATGGCGACCGCGATGCTTCAAGTGATTTTAGGGGTCGCATTTTACTTGACTACTGCTCTCATTGATGTTGTTAGAAGGACAACTACATGGCTACCAGTTAACATAAACAATGGAAGGCTGGATAATGTGTATTGGGTATTAGTTGTGGGGGGAATTTTAAACTTTGGTTACTATGTAACATGTGCTTGGTTTTACAAGTACCAAAACATGAAGGAACTGGATCACTATGGGTCTACTTCTGATGAGTGA